The Miscanthus floridulus cultivar M001 chromosome 17, ASM1932011v1, whole genome shotgun sequence genome has a window encoding:
- the LOC136517004 gene encoding uncharacterized protein At4g14100-like: MTPPHLPVTVTVAFLLLFLCLPATPPAAAAAADPTPTPWPPQFHATLVMDYHGNMSVADLWYDWPGGRNLHVIRYQLAADAPYYDNEWNNGTSFFYTPARRTCRSAAVGVGILRPDWLRPGAIYLGRRDAGGFDCHVWAKADFITYYEDVKTKRPVKWVFYTGRIAYVMSFEVGAVLEDAAWQAPEYCFTKDGGLATDTTTKISDGHHGSSFIPRSVL, translated from the exons ATGACGCCGCCTCACCTCCCCGTCACCGTCACCGTCGccttccttctcctcttcctctgcCTCCCGGCGaccccacccgccgccgccgccgccgctgacccGACCCCGACCCCATGGCCCCCGCAGTTCCACGCGACGCTGGTCATGGACTACCACGGCAACATGTCCGTGGCCGACCTCTGGTACGACTGGCCGGGCGGCCGCAACCTGCACGTCATCCGCTACCAGCTCGCCGCCGACGCGCCCTACTACGACAACGAGTGGAACAACGGTACCTCCTTCTTCTACACGCCGGCGCGCCGCACCTGCCGCTCCGCCGCCGTCGGGGTCGGCATTCTCCGCCCCGACTGGCTCCGCCCCGGCGCCATCTACCTCGGCCGCCGCGACGCCGGCGGATTCGACTGCCACGTCTGGGCCAAGGCCGACTTCATCACCTACTACGAAGACGTCAAGACCAAGCGGCCCGTCAAGTGGGTCTTCTACACAG GTAGGATTGCCTACGTGATGAGCTTTGAGGTGGGAGCCGTGCTGGAGGACGCGGCGTGGCAGGCTCCGGAGTACTGCTTCACCAAGGACGGTGGGCTGGCTACCGACACCACAACCAAGATATCTGATGGGCATCATGGCAGCAGCTTCATCCCCAGGAGCGTGCTGTGA
- the LOC136517381 gene encoding basic transcription factor 3-like, protein MNKERLMKMAGAVRTGGKGTMRRKKKAVHKTGTTDDKRLQSTLKRVGVNTIPAIEEVNIFKDDLVIQFLNPKVQASIAANTWVVSGSPQTKKLQDVLPGIINQLGPDNMEHLKRIAEEMQKQVAAAGAAAQAKEDNDDDVPELVPGETFEEVAQEAKA, encoded by the exons ATGAACAAGGAGAGGCTCATGAAGATGGCCGGCGCCGTCCGCACCGGCGGCAAGGGCACCATGCGCAG gaagaagaaggctgtccACAAGACGGGCACTACGGACGACAAGAGGCTGCAGAGCACTCTCAAGAGAGTAGGGGTCAACACCATCCCGGCAATCGAGGAGGTGAACATCTTCAAGGACGATCTCGTCATCCAGTTCTTGAATCCCAAAG TGCAAGCTTCCATCGCGGCAAACACATGGGTGGTCAGTGGATCTCCACAGACGAAAA AGCTACAAGATGTTTTGCCTGGGATCATCAACCAACTTG GCCCTGACAACATGGAACACCTGAAGAGGATTGCCGAGGAGATGCAGAAGCAGGTGGCTGCTGCTGGTGCGGCGGCACAGGCCAAGgaagacaacgatgatgatgTTCCAGAGCTTGTTCCTGGAGAGACTTTTGAAGAAGTAGCTCAGGAGGCAAAAGCCTGA